The proteins below come from a single Campylobacter sp. CCUG 57310 genomic window:
- the mqnP gene encoding menaquinone biosynthesis prenyltransferase MqnP, whose amino-acid sequence MQKFLTTLKDIGELIVFKHSIFALPFIFTAMIVASKQINNSAWFGWKLLILGVICAVSARNFAMAFNRYMDEDIDKLNPRTANRPSVDGRIGRGNLLVFIIANAAIFVIVAWLINDLAFWLSFPILIILGGYSLFKRFSELAHLVLGLSLGLAPIAGAVAISASIPLWSALLCLGVMFWVAGFDLLYSLQDMEFDKQKGLFSIPSIYGQKATMFISALFHVNAVLFWLLFAWAANLGAWAFVGVLLSGVILFAEHKIVRKDFSKIDRAFFTLNGYLGIMFFIFIWIDL is encoded by the coding sequence ATGCAAAAATTTCTAACGACACTAAAAGATATCGGCGAACTAATCGTATTTAAGCACTCTATTTTTGCGTTGCCGTTTATCTTTACGGCAATGATAGTTGCAAGCAAACAGATAAATAACTCGGCTTGGTTTGGCTGGAAGCTGCTTATTTTAGGCGTTATCTGCGCGGTGAGTGCCAGAAATTTCGCGATGGCTTTTAATCGCTATATGGATGAGGATATAGATAAATTAAACCCGCGCACCGCAAATCGTCCAAGCGTTGACGGACGCATAGGCAGGGGGAATTTGCTTGTTTTTATCATCGCAAATGCGGCGATCTTTGTCATAGTAGCTTGGCTTATAAACGATCTTGCATTTTGGCTATCTTTTCCGATTTTAATCATTCTTGGCGGATATTCGCTCTTTAAGCGCTTTAGCGAACTTGCACATTTGGTGCTTGGTTTATCGCTTGGTTTAGCTCCGATCGCAGGAGCAGTGGCGATAAGTGCGAGCATACCTTTATGGAGCGCGCTACTGTGCCTTGGGGTGATGTTTTGGGTGGCGGGATTTGACCTGCTTTATTCGCTTCAGGATATGGAATTTGATAAGCAAAAGGGGCTTTTTAGTATACCTTCGATTTACGGGCAAAAAGCTACGATGTTTATCTCCGCACTTTTTCACGTAAATGCGGTTTTATTTTGGCTACTTTTTGCTTGGGCTGCAAATTTGGGCGCTTGGGCATTTGTTGGGGTTTTATTAAGCGGAGTGATTTTATTTGCCGAACACAAAATCGTTCGCAAGGATTTTAGCAAGATAGATAGAGCCTTTTTCACGCTAAACGGCTATCTTGGAATTATGTTTTTTATATTTATATGGATAGATTTATGA
- the moaA gene encoding GTP 3',8-cyclase MoaA codes for MLIDGHGRVVDYLRISVTQRCNFRCKYCMPKTPFEWTPKENLLSFEELFLFVKVAIDEGVKKIRITGGEPLLRKDLDSFIRMIHDYKNDIDLALTTNGYMLKHYARALKDAGLKRLNMSLDSLKIEKAKFIAQKSVLHEVLTGFEAALDAGLKVKINTVALKGVNDDELVSLLEFAKSRGCQIRFIEYMENMHADDELKGMKAAEILDVIGQKYKITSDGKLPTSPASIYMLEDGYKFGIIDPHKHDFCESCNRIRLTAEGFLIPCLYFEDAMSIKDAVKAGDVKSASEILRKVLQSKPEKNRWEAGVANETSSRAFYQTGG; via the coding sequence ATGTTAATAGACGGGCATGGACGAGTTGTTGATTATCTGCGCATTTCAGTAACGCAACGCTGTAACTTTAGATGCAAATACTGTATGCCAAAAACCCCTTTTGAATGGACACCAAAAGAGAATTTGCTTAGCTTTGAGGAGCTGTTTTTATTTGTCAAAGTCGCAATCGACGAGGGTGTAAAAAAGATCCGAATAACAGGTGGCGAACCGCTTTTAAGAAAAGATCTTGATAGCTTCATAAGAATGATACACGATTATAAAAATGACATAGACTTAGCCCTTACGACAAACGGCTACATGCTAAAGCACTACGCAAGAGCACTTAAAGACGCGGGGCTTAAAAGACTAAACATGTCTCTTGATAGCCTCAAAATCGAAAAAGCCAAATTTATCGCGCAAAAAAGCGTGCTTCACGAAGTTTTGACAGGTTTTGAAGCCGCACTTGACGCAGGACTTAAAGTAAAGATAAACACAGTCGCACTAAAAGGCGTAAATGACGATGAACTGGTAAGCTTGCTTGAGTTTGCAAAGAGCAGAGGTTGTCAAATTCGCTTTATCGAATACATGGAAAACATGCACGCAGACGACGAGCTTAAGGGCATGAAAGCAGCTGAAATTTTAGACGTTATCGGACAAAAATATAAAATCACAAGCGACGGCAAGTTGCCTACGAGCCCTGCTAGTATATATATGCTTGAGGACGGATATAAATTCGGCATCATAGATCCACACAAACATGACTTCTGCGAGAGTTGCAACAGAATTCGCTTAACAGCTGAAGGGTTTTTGATACCGTGCTTATATTTTGAAGATGCTATGAGTATCAAAGACGCCGTAAAAGCGGGCGATGTAAAGAGCGCAAGCGAAATTTTACGCAAGGTGCTTCAAAGCAAACCCGAAAAAAACAGATGGGAAGCGGGAGTTGCAAACGAAACTTCAAGCAGAGCCTTTTACCAAACAGGCGGCTGA
- a CDS encoding 7-carboxy-7-deazaguanine synthase QueE: MGLNLVESFLSIQGEGASSGKLAIFLRFAGCNLTCKGFGVSKISPKTGEELTGCDTIRAVYTSHFKYENLTYQEILALVKKYDQNLHQKPIVVITGGEPLLHHKNEDFINLVRNLLDEKYKVHFETNGTIEIDFSKFQIYKNCAFAISVKLSSSGENKAKRINQAALKAIKENAKESFYKFVINKETIQSTQAESEIFEILEICDNDVFCMPQGYDKISLEKNAKSVAEFCIKFGFNYTDRVHIRLWGDKDGV, from the coding sequence TTGGGTTTAAATTTGGTCGAGAGCTTTTTAAGCATACAAGGCGAGGGCGCAAGCAGCGGCAAACTCGCCATATTTTTACGATTTGCGGGATGTAACTTAACCTGCAAAGGCTTTGGCGTGAGTAAAATTTCGCCAAAAACCGGCGAAGAGCTAACGGGTTGCGACACTATTAGAGCTGTTTACACAAGCCACTTTAAATACGAAAATTTAACTTATCAAGAAATTTTAGCCCTCGTTAAAAAATACGATCAAAATTTACACCAAAAGCCTATCGTCGTCATAACCGGCGGAGAACCGCTTTTACATCATAAAAACGAAGATTTCATAAATTTGGTGCGAAATTTGCTTGATGAAAAATACAAGGTGCATTTTGAGACAAACGGCACGATTGAGATCGATTTTAGTAAATTTCAGATTTATAAAAACTGCGCTTTTGCCATAAGCGTCAAGCTCAGCTCAAGCGGTGAAAACAAGGCCAAACGCATAAATCAAGCGGCTTTAAAAGCCATAAAAGAAAATGCAAAAGAGAGCTTTTATAAATTTGTGATAAATAAAGAGACGATTCAAAGCACACAAGCGGAGTCTGAAATTTTTGAAATCCTTGAAATTTGCGACAATGATGTTTTTTGCATGCCTCAAGGTTATGATAAAATAAGTCTTGAAAAAAACGCAAAGAGCGTGGCTGAATTTTGCATAAAATTTGGCTTTAACTACACCGATCGCGTGCACATAAGGCTTTGGGGCGATAAGGACGGAGTTTAA
- a CDS encoding 6-carboxytetrahydropterin synthase: MIIRKLFKFENAHIVRFCSSRRCRTSIHGHSYRAEILLESNFLDNAGMVYDFGLMKQNIKCLIDSFDHTTTLFSGDDKEYLDDMKKHSKRWIEIPVNPSAEQFCRIFFVLIDRLLKSTVMQNGEREVKIHSVIVHETDTGYAQCFRDDAYNAKMGEINLKDIIFSPEIISEWDDKDLFDKIKLGQKIINPKEV, translated from the coding sequence ATGATAATTAGAAAACTTTTTAAATTTGAAAACGCTCACATTGTGAGATTTTGTAGCTCAAGGAGATGCAGAACAAGCATTCACGGGCACTCTTATAGAGCTGAAATCCTGCTTGAATCAAATTTCTTAGACAATGCGGGCATGGTTTATGACTTTGGTTTGATGAAGCAAAATATCAAATGTCTAATCGACAGCTTTGATCACACAACCACGCTTTTTAGCGGTGATGATAAAGAGTACTTAGATGACATGAAAAAGCATTCAAAACGCTGGATAGAAATTCCTGTAAATCCTTCCGCAGAGCAGTTTTGCAGGATATTTTTCGTGCTAATCGACAGACTTTTAAAGTCAACCGTTATGCAAAACGGCGAGCGGGAAGTAAAAATCCACAGCGTAATCGTCCATGAAACCGACACGGGCTACGCGCAGTGCTTTAGAGATGACGCATATAACGCCAAAATGGGTGAGATAAATTTAAAAGATATTATATTTTCGCCTGAAATCATAAGCGAATGGGATGATAAAGATCTCTTTGATAAGATAAAACTCGGGCAAAAAATCATAAATCCAAAGGAGGTATGA
- a CDS encoding 16S rRNA (uracil(1498)-N(3))-methyltransferase, whose protein sequence is MKFLYSRQAGEEQICLQNEQFLHLKARRAKLGERIDVRNLKDGQNYIYEIAILDRKSAELSLVFKHSLEDEELNFSLGWAIIDTKVIEKTLPSLNEIGVSKLIFFYSDFSQKNFKIDKDRLERILINSCEQCGRNSLMQIEIYKNLDEVLNSYKDIALVDFGGENFENYKQSELLIIGPEGGFSQIEREKTGKKYSLNSKNILRSQTAILSVAAKVLV, encoded by the coding sequence ATGAAATTTCTTTATTCAAGGCAGGCGGGAGAGGAGCAAATTTGCCTTCAAAACGAGCAGTTTTTACATCTTAAAGCAAGGCGAGCAAAACTTGGCGAGCGAATTGACGTTAGAAATTTAAAAGACGGACAAAATTATATATATGAAATTGCAATTTTAGATAGAAAAAGTGCCGAACTATCTTTGGTTTTTAAGCATAGCCTAGAGGACGAGGAGCTGAATTTCAGCCTTGGTTGGGCTATCATAGATACTAAAGTGATAGAAAAAACTCTGCCTAGCTTAAATGAGATCGGAGTTAGCAAGCTTATATTTTTCTACTCTGATTTTTCTCAAAAAAACTTTAAAATCGATAAAGATAGGCTTGAGAGAATTTTAATAAATTCTTGCGAGCAATGCGGACGAAATTCTCTTATGCAAATTGAAATTTATAAAAATTTAGATGAGGTTTTAAACTCTTACAAGGATATTGCGCTGGTTGATTTTGGCGGAGAAAATTTTGAAAATTATAAGCAAAGTGAGCTTTTAATAATTGGTCCGGAAGGCGGATTTAGCCAAATCGAGCGTGAAAAAACAGGTAAAAAATATAGTCTAAATTCTAAAAATATACTTCGATCTCAAACTGCTATTTTAAGCGTTGCGGCAAAAGTTTTAGTCTAA
- the rpmE gene encoding 50S ribosomal protein L31, with the protein MKKETHPEFVECKVTCACGNTFTTKSNKNEIRVDICNECHPFFTGSEKIVDSAGRVDKFKKKYNLK; encoded by the coding sequence ATGAAAAAAGAGACTCATCCGGAATTTGTTGAGTGCAAAGTAACCTGCGCTTGCGGCAATACTTTTACGACCAAATCAAACAAAAACGAAATCAGAGTAGATATCTGCAACGAGTGTCATCCATTCTTCACAGGAAGCGAGAAGATAGTCGATTCTGCAGGTAGAGTTGATAAATTTAAGAAAAAATATAATTTGAAATAA
- the rsmI gene encoding 16S rRNA (cytidine(1402)-2'-O)-methyltransferase, translated as MLYFIPTPIGNLEDISLHALNILRECEVIFCEDTRITKALISLLNSRFNADVKIEKFISLHSHNEAQILSNLDTEIFKKTVAYVSDAGMPAISDPGVELIRFAIKNNIEYEVLSGSSALLLAVVASGLCDKEFTFLGFLPNTGKERVVAIQNALNSPYPVIIYESPKRVLALVEQIANLDPQRELFAIKEATKKFETKFSTTAKELSQILKSSNLKGEWSIVIDKSSHQSNEKITIEDIASLDIPPKTKAKLIAKITGENVKKIYENLNK; from the coding sequence TTGCTCTATTTTATTCCTACCCCAATAGGAAATTTAGAGGACATTTCACTTCACGCATTAAATATTTTGCGTGAATGTGAAGTGATATTTTGTGAAGATACAAGAATTACTAAAGCTCTTATATCCCTTTTAAATTCTCGCTTTAATGCAGACGTCAAGATAGAAAAATTTATATCCCTTCACTCTCACAACGAAGCTCAAATTCTTTCAAATTTAGATACGGAAATTTTCAAAAAAACCGTTGCTTATGTAAGCGATGCGGGAATGCCTGCGATTAGCGATCCGGGAGTTGAATTAATAAGATTTGCGATAAAAAATAATATCGAGTATGAGGTATTAAGCGGCTCAAGCGCTTTACTTTTAGCAGTTGTAGCAAGCGGGCTTTGCGATAAGGAATTTACGTTTTTAGGCTTTTTACCAAATACAGGTAAAGAACGCGTAGTAGCTATACAAAATGCGCTTAATTCGCCCTATCCGGTCATCATATACGAAAGTCCAAAAAGAGTGCTTGCTCTAGTGGAGCAAATAGCAAATTTAGATCCGCAAAGAGAGCTTTTTGCGATCAAAGAAGCGACTAAAAAATTTGAAACCAAATTTAGCACAACCGCAAAAGAGTTAAGCCAAATTCTTAAAAGCTCCAATTTAAAAGGCGAGTGGTCTATAGTCATTGACAAAAGCTCACACCAAAGCAACGAAAAAATAACCATAGAAGATATCGCCTCTCTTGATATACCTCCAAAAACCAAGGCAAAACTAATCGCCAAAATCACTGGCGAAAATGTCAAAAAAATATATGAAAATTTGAACAAATAA
- the rlmB gene encoding 23S rRNA (guanosine(2251)-2'-O)-methyltransferase RlmB yields the protein MIIYGKQLFLHIIKRYKKSVKTIYLAKECDKATFSQIASAGAPIKRVDNQKAQALARGGNHQGFLAEVEEFQFKQFDELKKRNFITVLYGLSDIGNIGAIIRTAHALGCEGVIIIAKNLAIEGVIRASSGAAYEIDIVLAQDGLSALNELKQSGFKLYATARGGKNVNEMKFGSKTALIMGSEGEGMPKKAILKCDECVGIKMKNEWDSLNVSAAFAIICNRIINE from the coding sequence ATGATTATATATGGAAAACAGCTATTTTTACACATCATAAAACGCTACAAAAAAAGCGTCAAAACTATCTACCTTGCAAAAGAGTGCGATAAGGCTACCTTTTCCCAAATCGCTTCAGCAGGAGCGCCTATCAAGCGAGTGGATAATCAAAAAGCCCAAGCTCTTGCACGCGGAGGCAATCATCAAGGATTTTTAGCCGAAGTTGAAGAGTTTCAATTCAAGCAATTTGACGAGCTGAAAAAGAGAAATTTTATAACCGTTCTATACGGACTTAGCGATATAGGAAACATAGGCGCTATCATTAGAACCGCTCACGCTTTGGGGTGTGAGGGAGTGATAATCATAGCTAAAAATCTTGCGATAGAAGGCGTCATCAGAGCAAGCAGCGGTGCGGCATACGAGATAGATATCGTACTTGCCCAAGACGGTCTTAGTGCGCTAAATGAGCTAAAACAAAGCGGATTTAAGCTCTATGCGACGGCAAGGGGCGGCAAAAACGTAAACGAGATGAAATTTGGTTCAAAAACGGCTCTCATAATGGGCAGCGAGGGTGAAGGAATGCCAAAAAAAGCGATCCTAAAGTGTGACGAGTGCGTCGGCATAAAGATGAAAAACGAATGGGATTCGCTAAATGTAAGTGCGGCTTTTGCCATAATTTGCAATAGGATTATAAATGAATGA
- a CDS encoding phosphatidylglycerophosphate synthase, with protein sequence MNEISILREIGLSEASRKTHIEAEHLGYIADKNFEKLARLNVHGFVKILKREYDIDFEQWLNEYNAFMAEHGEEVKHKTITISPKIPAYTADGHRSSGGWLWMIIVLILIGFAIWFFEGYKYIGNISNLFEDKNRSVSYSNNVVVNEAKNNLGLKDTNLTPNSPSLKPKESEKEEKINEQTETALIIADKTAKEEVNTTSELKDDTKTQEEELKTEEKSTKEETLEANLKDEANATNLNNASVAENGSNEYLTSNVDEFTITPKSKVWVGIINLEDGKKKTLNSEKPITIEANKKQLIVTGHGNITLNIGDENIKFDAVNPKRFHVEKGKITLITFDEFVELNKGKKW encoded by the coding sequence ATGAATGAAATTAGTATATTACGAGAGATAGGGCTAAGCGAAGCAAGTAGAAAAACACATATCGAAGCGGAACATTTGGGATATATCGCCGATAAAAATTTTGAAAAATTGGCAAGACTGAATGTGCATGGGTTTGTTAAAATTTTAAAGCGCGAATACGATATTGATTTTGAGCAGTGGCTAAACGAATACAACGCCTTTATGGCGGAGCACGGAGAAGAAGTTAAGCACAAAACCATAACAATATCGCCTAAAATTCCCGCATACACGGCAGATGGGCATAGATCATCGGGAGGATGGCTCTGGATGATCATCGTACTTATCTTAATCGGCTTTGCGATATGGTTTTTTGAAGGATATAAATACATAGGAAATATCTCAAATTTATTCGAAGATAAAAATCGCAGTGTAAGCTACTCAAATAACGTAGTAGTAAATGAAGCTAAAAATAACCTTGGGTTAAAAGACACAAACCTAACTCCAAATTCGCCATCTTTAAAACCAAAAGAATCCGAAAAAGAAGAAAAAATAAACGAGCAAACCGAAACTGCCTTAATCATCGCCGATAAAACGGCAAAAGAAGAGGTAAATACAACATCAGAGCTTAAAGATGATACAAAAACCCAAGAAGAAGAGTTAAAAACAGAAGAAAAATCAACAAAAGAAGAAACACTTGAGGCAAATTTAAAAGATGAAGCAAATGCCACAAATTTAAATAATGCAAGCGTGGCAGAAAACGGCTCTAATGAGTACTTAACGTCAAATGTAGATGAATTTACAATAACTCCTAAAAGCAAAGTTTGGGTCGGCATCATAAATCTTGAAGACGGCAAGAAAAAAACTCTAAATAGCGAGAAACCAATAACAATAGAAGCTAACAAAAAACAGCTTATAGTAACAGGTCACGGAAACATCACTTTAAACATAGGCGATGAAAACATAAAATTTGACGCGGTAAATCCGAAGCGATTTCATGTAGAAAAAGGCAAAATAACCCTTATAACCTTTGACGAATTCGTAGAGCTTAATAAGGGCAAAAAGTGGTAA
- a CDS encoding LL-diaminopimelate aminotransferase: MFSEIRFNTIERLPNYVFAEVNAIKMAARRNGDDIIDFSMGNPEGRTPQHIVDKLCESAQKDKTHGYSVSQGIYKLRLGICNWYKKKYDVNLDPDTEVVATMGSKEGFVHLAHAIINPGDVAIVPDPAYPIHTQAFIIAGGNVAKMPLVYNEKFELDENKFFENLQHTINSSSPKPKYVVVNFPHNPTTVTVEKSFYERLVALSKKERFYIISDIAYADLTFDGYKTPSIFEVEGAKDVAVECYTLSKSYNMAGWRVGFVCGNKRLCAALKKIKSWFDYGMFTPIQVAATYALESDQSCVEEIRQIYDKRREIMLDAFANAGWQMHKPSASMFIWAKLPPQVGNIGSLEFSKQLLTKACVAVSPGVGFGEAGNDYVRLAMIENENRIRQAARNIKKYLKEF, encoded by the coding sequence ATGTTCAGCGAAATTCGTTTCAATACAATCGAGCGCTTGCCAAACTATGTTTTTGCCGAAGTTAATGCTATAAAAATGGCAGCCAGAAGAAACGGAGATGATATTATCGACTTTTCTATGGGAAATCCCGAAGGCAGAACCCCTCAGCATATAGTCGATAAGCTTTGCGAAAGCGCGCAAAAGGATAAAACTCACGGATACTCCGTATCTCAAGGAATTTATAAGCTTAGACTTGGAATTTGCAACTGGTATAAGAAAAAATACGACGTAAATTTAGATCCCGACACAGAAGTCGTGGCAACAATGGGAAGTAAAGAGGGTTTTGTGCATCTTGCTCACGCCATCATAAACCCCGGCGATGTCGCCATAGTGCCCGATCCTGCATATCCGATACACACGCAAGCTTTCATCATCGCAGGCGGAAATGTCGCTAAAATGCCATTGGTTTATAATGAGAAATTTGAGCTTGACGAGAATAAATTCTTTGAAAATTTACAACACACCATCAACTCAAGCTCACCGAAGCCAAAATACGTAGTAGTAAATTTCCCTCATAATCCTACAACCGTAACCGTTGAAAAGAGCTTTTACGAGCGCTTAGTAGCGCTTTCTAAAAAAGAGAGATTTTATATCATCTCGGATATCGCTTATGCGGATCTTACATTTGACGGATACAAAACGCCGAGTATTTTTGAGGTAGAAGGTGCAAAAGACGTCGCCGTTGAGTGCTATACCTTATCAAAAAGCTACAACATGGCCGGTTGGAGAGTCGGCTTTGTATGCGGTAACAAACGCCTTTGTGCCGCGCTTAAAAAGATTAAATCATGGTTTGACTACGGCATGTTTACACCTATTCAGGTTGCCGCTACTTACGCGCTTGAGAGCGATCAAAGCTGTGTTGAAGAGATTCGTCAAATTTACGATAAGCGACGCGAAATCATGCTTGATGCGTTTGCAAACGCAGGCTGGCAGATGCATAAACCAAGCGCAAGTATGTTTATCTGGGCGAAACTGCCTCCGCAAGTCGGCAACATAGGAAGTCTTGAGTTTTCTAAGCAGCTTCTTACAAAAGCTTGCGTCGCGGTAAGTCCGGGTGTCGGATTTGGCGAAGCGGGAAATGACTATGTAAGACTTGCGATGATCGAAAACGAAAATCGCATCAGACAAGCGGCAAGAAACATCAAAAAATATCTTAAAGAGTTTTAA
- a CDS encoding homoserine dehydrogenase — protein MNVAILGVGTVGAEVANILIKNQKLITARSGKEIKPVIGVVRNLDKPRNTTIPLTDDIQSVINRDDIDVYVELMGGVNEPYRVVSEILKRGKAVVTANKALLAYHRFKLQNLACDTPFGFEASVAGGIPIIKVLREGLSANQILSINGIMNGTSNYILTSMMNGGVKFEDALKKAQELGYAEADPTFDIGGFDTAHKLLILASIAYGVHGNPEDILIEGIEKITKEDIFFANDFEYVIKLLAIAKRVGDKIELRVHPALVPKDKMIAKVDGVMNAVSVIGDAVNETMFYGPGAGGSATASAVISDLIDIAREIKFPMLGYKAPLEIMQTELLEQDEIRTKYYFRLKVEDKVGVLAKITNLMSENNLSIDSFLQKPHVKKEDDATLFFTTHTSLEADVKRVVKILKEQEFVKEEPFMMRIES, from the coding sequence ATGAACGTAGCGATACTGGGGGTTGGAACTGTCGGCGCAGAAGTTGCCAACATACTGATAAAAAATCAAAAACTAATCACTGCAAGAAGCGGCAAAGAGATAAAGCCGGTTATCGGCGTGGTTAGAAATTTAGACAAGCCAAGAAACACGACTATCCCGCTAACGGATGATATACAAAGCGTAATTAATCGCGATGATATCGACGTATATGTAGAGCTTATGGGTGGAGTAAACGAGCCTTACCGCGTGGTGAGCGAAATTTTAAAGAGAGGCAAAGCCGTCGTAACGGCAAACAAAGCTCTCCTTGCGTATCATCGCTTTAAATTGCAAAATTTAGCGTGCGATACTCCTTTTGGATTTGAAGCTAGCGTTGCAGGCGGAATTCCTATCATAAAAGTCCTACGAGAAGGACTGAGCGCTAATCAAATTCTATCAATAAACGGTATAATGAACGGCACAAGCAACTATATCCTTACCTCTATGATGAACGGCGGAGTTAAATTTGAAGATGCGCTTAAAAAAGCTCAAGAGCTTGGATATGCAGAGGCTGATCCTACGTTTGACATAGGCGGATTTGATACGGCGCACAAGCTGTTAATCCTTGCAAGTATAGCTTACGGCGTGCACGGAAATCCTGAAGACATACTCATTGAAGGTATCGAGAAAATAACAAAAGAGGATATATTTTTCGCCAACGATTTTGAGTATGTCATCAAGCTGCTTGCCATAGCAAAACGAGTGGGCGACAAGATAGAACTTCGCGTCCATCCTGCGCTTGTGCCAAAAGACAAGATGATAGCCAAGGTTGATGGTGTGATGAACGCCGTTAGCGTAATCGGCGATGCGGTAAATGAAACTATGTTTTATGGTCCAGGAGCAGGCGGAAGCGCAACGGCAAGTGCGGTTATAAGCGATTTAATCGATATCGCAAGAGAGATCAAATTCCCGATGCTGGGATACAAAGCTCCGCTTGAAATCATGCAAACAGAGCTACTTGAGCAAGACGAGATAAGAACGAAATATTATTTCAGATTAAAGGTTGAAGACAAGGTCGGAGTCCTTGCTAAAATCACAAATTTGATGAGCGAAAATAACCTCTCGATAGATAGCTTCTTGCAAAAGCCTCACGTAAAAAAAGAAGATGATGCAACGCTGTTTTTTACCACTCATACGAGCCTTGAAGCAGATGTTAAACGAGTGGTAAAAATACTAAAAGAGCAAGAATTCGTAAAAGAAGAGCCATTTATGATGAGGATTGAGTCTTAA
- a CDS encoding YraN family protein has product MGLSGYLFGKSAESDACDFLQKEGCQILDRNFSCKFGEIDIIAKKDEILHFVEVKATQGDYEASYRLTGSKMQKILKAVDYYLLKNGLNSDFQVDLITIESNKINWIKNISL; this is encoded by the coding sequence GTGGGGCTTAGCGGATATCTTTTTGGGAAAAGCGCAGAAAGCGATGCTTGCGATTTTTTACAAAAAGAGGGATGTCAAATTTTAGATCGAAATTTCAGCTGTAAATTCGGAGAAATAGACATCATAGCCAAAAAAGATGAAATTTTGCATTTTGTAGAGGTAAAAGCAACACAAGGCGATTATGAAGCGTCATACAGGTTAACCGGCTCTAAAATGCAAAAGATATTAAAAGCGGTTGATTATTATCTACTTAAAAATGGTCTTAACAGCGATTTTCAGGTTGATCTGATAACAATTGAAAGTAATAAAATAAACTGGATAAAAAATATCAGCTTATAA
- the trxA gene encoding thioredoxin — translation MGKYIELTSENFDIAKEGVALVDFWAPWCGPCRMLAPVIDELAEEFDGKAKICKVNTDEVQDLAVEFGIRSIPTLLFFKNGEVVEQMVGAQSKQAIADKINSLL, via the coding sequence ATGGGAAAATACATAGAACTAACATCGGAAAATTTCGACATAGCTAAAGAAGGTGTTGCATTGGTAGATTTTTGGGCGCCTTGGTGCGGACCTTGCAGAATGCTTGCACCTGTTATAGATGAGCTTGCCGAGGAATTTGACGGCAAAGCTAAAATTTGTAAAGTAAATACTGACGAAGTGCAAGATTTGGCGGTAGAATTTGGTATCCGCTCTATTCCTACGCTACTATTTTTCAAAAATGGCGAAGTAGTTGAGCAAATGGTCGGAGCACAATCAAAACAGGCAATCGCGGATAAAATCAACTCACTTCTTTAA